In a single window of the Aminomonas paucivorans DSM 12260 genome:
- a CDS encoding S-layer homology domain-containing protein, producing MKKTFVILAVAALVAFAAPAFAANPFMDVPMNHWAYDAVSQLASHGVISGYPDGSYKGAQPATRYEMASIVARALAKVDLDKASKQDVEMLKKLVVEFKDELDALGVKVDKIDARVAVLEKDMGGWSLSGQFRMDAKFGNENPSFYGNGQSDSGYTLGGKNEFDLNRYRIFLKKRINETTTFTARLGTGANDNGNSKPWGQNRGDQVMEWERYYITTKLPYDITLTVGRQNVDWEDEAGLYVDDDAWIGDFTYNGFIFQKSWGMVDATVLATRNEDNYLLNVGARDMYRYGARFNFNINEQFRVALSGLWDNYDNLDDMNSHTIYGDFEFKFNPSIALKGAYYTQNNDINVAERAASGEDSPTAWKVIVDAKQDLLKFTSLWLEYGKIGEGFRMYQNSPYDSYGAAALNNRNLDQDTTIIFVRADQKWNDKWSTFVRYFTADFDTTGIDDTKFYTFGVGYQLNPAVGFELSYDKIDYGDNNPAGMNSGDDNVVRLRTVVNF from the coding sequence ATGAAGAAGACGTTTGTGATTCTGGCGGTGGCCGCTCTCGTGGCCTTCGCTGCGCCGGCCTTCGCGGCCAATCCTTTCATGGATGTCCCCATGAACCACTGGGCCTATGACGCCGTCAGCCAGCTCGCCTCCCATGGCGTGATCTCCGGCTACCCCGACGGGTCCTACAAGGGTGCCCAGCCTGCCACTCGTTACGAGATGGCTTCCATCGTCGCCCGCGCCCTCGCCAAGGTTGACCTCGACAAGGCCAGCAAGCAGGATGTGGAGATGCTGAAGAAGCTCGTCGTGGAGTTCAAGGACGAACTGGATGCCCTCGGCGTGAAGGTCGACAAGATCGACGCCCGCGTGGCGGTCCTTGAGAAGGACATGGGCGGCTGGAGCCTCTCCGGTCAGTTCCGGATGGATGCGAAGTTCGGCAACGAGAACCCCAGCTTCTACGGCAACGGCCAGAGCGACTCCGGCTATACGCTGGGCGGCAAGAACGAGTTCGACCTTAACCGGTACCGCATCTTCCTGAAGAAGCGGATCAACGAGACCACCACCTTCACCGCTCGTCTCGGCACCGGTGCCAACGACAACGGCAACTCCAAGCCTTGGGGTCAGAACCGGGGCGACCAGGTTATGGAGTGGGAGCGCTACTACATCACCACGAAGCTTCCCTACGACATCACCCTGACCGTGGGTCGTCAGAATGTGGACTGGGAAGACGAGGCTGGCCTGTACGTGGATGACGACGCCTGGATCGGCGACTTCACCTACAACGGGTTCATCTTCCAGAAGTCCTGGGGCATGGTGGACGCCACCGTTCTCGCGACCCGCAACGAGGACAACTATCTCCTCAACGTGGGCGCTCGGGATATGTACCGGTACGGTGCCCGGTTCAACTTCAACATCAACGAGCAGTTCCGGGTTGCCCTCAGTGGCCTGTGGGACAACTATGACAACCTGGACGACATGAACAGCCACACCATCTACGGCGATTTCGAGTTCAAGTTCAACCCCAGCATCGCCCTGAAGGGTGCCTACTACACGCAGAACAACGACATCAACGTGGCCGAGCGGGCTGCTTCCGGCGAGGACAGCCCCACCGCGTGGAAGGTCATCGTTGACGCGAAGCAGGATCTGCTGAAGTTCACCAGCCTGTGGCTGGAGTATGGCAAGATCGGCGAAGGTTTCCGGATGTACCAGAACAGCCCGTACGACTCTTACGGCGCTGCTGCCCTCAATAACCGGAACCTCGACCAGGACACCACGATCATCTTCGTGCGGGCCGACCAGAAGTGGAACGACAAGTGGAGCACCTTCGTGCGGTACTTCACTGCCGATTTCGACACCACCGGGATCGACGACACGAAGTTCTACACCTTCGGTGTGGGTTACCAGCTGAATCCCGCCGTGGGCTTCGAGCTCTCCTACGACAAGATCGACTACGGCGACAACAACCCGGCTGGCATGAACAGCGGCGACGACAACGTGGTCCGTCTCCGCACCGTCGTCAACTTCTAA
- a CDS encoding type II toxin-antitoxin system PemK/MazF family toxin produces MKRGEVWWVEFDPAVGSEIRKTRPAVIVSNDSANRHLARVVVVPLTSRTSRLYPGEALVTVSGRSAKAMACQIMTADKARLKSLLGVLSKADLILLEEAIQIHLALPR; encoded by the coding sequence ATGAAGCGTGGTGAGGTGTGGTGGGTGGAGTTCGACCCCGCGGTGGGAAGCGAGATTCGCAAGACCCGCCCTGCGGTGATCGTGAGCAATGACTCCGCCAATCGACACCTGGCTCGTGTGGTGGTGGTTCCGCTGACCAGCAGGACGAGCCGTCTGTATCCCGGTGAGGCCCTGGTGACGGTGAGCGGAAGAAGTGCCAAGGCCATGGCCTGCCAGATCATGACGGCGGATAAGGCTAGGCTGAAGAGCCTCCTCGGTGTCCTCTCCAAAGCGGACCTGATTCTCCTGGAGGAAGCGATCCAGATTCACTTGGCCCTGCCCCGGTGA
- a CDS encoding glutamine synthetase III family protein, with protein MPTERPASQFAVDLFDRRSMRERLPKDVFDQLMGVIEGTQKLEESSAGVIAAAMKEWAVSRGATHYTHWFHPRTEMTAEKHMAFLTVDPEGLPLEAFSAGELIQSEPDASSFPSGGVRSTFEARGYTAWDPTSPAFVVSSDRGGTLCIPSVFIAYDGTPLDMKTPLLKALGAVESRAMRIARLFGNRGVKWIRMMAGAEQEFFLLDGDRARQRPDILFCGHTLQGAAPPKGQQMEDHYFGSIHHRALAYMEEAEQELARLGVVVKTRHNEVAPCQLEFAPQYAEANLACDQNQIMMLTMRRLAHRHGLRLLLHEKPFAGLNGSGKHVNFSLMDSEGRNLLSPSGNQRRNVQFLTYLCAFLLGLQRYGGLLRASIACPGNMWRLGGNEAPPVIMSVYLGDLLTRILEQIEQGAPEVIPGRTLLDLGLNRLPSIKADNTDRNRTAPIAFTGNKLEFRAPGASQSIAGPLTVLAAVWCWGMDQMTSRIEARMAAGGTDAADAALEAIQAAVRETRGVRFEGNCYAPEWYEEAARRDLPIALTTPEALSLFLVPENRALLADLGILSDREIEAYYETRLEQYVKSMEIEMGILQAMTWEGIVPALNRQIAEEGTALAPLAGLPLDLKPLQGHLLRLGSLKGEILLALERLEEIHGLIREAEGDLETQSERITADGLPALAALRDLLDGAEQITGREHWPFPRYRELLSLG; from the coding sequence ATGCCGACGGAACGCCCCGCATCCCAGTTCGCCGTGGATCTGTTCGACCGCCGCTCCATGAGGGAGCGACTGCCCAAGGACGTGTTCGACCAGCTCATGGGGGTCATCGAAGGCACCCAGAAACTGGAGGAATCCAGCGCCGGGGTCATCGCCGCGGCCATGAAGGAATGGGCGGTCTCCCGGGGAGCCACCCACTACACCCACTGGTTCCACCCCCGCACGGAGATGACCGCGGAAAAACACATGGCCTTCCTCACCGTGGACCCCGAAGGGCTCCCCTTGGAGGCCTTCTCCGCCGGGGAACTGATCCAGAGCGAACCCGATGCCTCCTCGTTCCCCTCCGGAGGGGTACGGTCCACCTTCGAGGCCCGGGGGTACACCGCCTGGGACCCCACCAGCCCCGCCTTCGTGGTGTCCTCCGACCGGGGAGGCACCCTCTGCATCCCCTCGGTGTTCATCGCCTACGACGGTACCCCCCTGGACATGAAGACCCCTCTCCTGAAGGCCCTGGGGGCGGTGGAAAGCCGGGCCATGCGCATCGCCCGCCTCTTCGGCAACCGGGGGGTCAAGTGGATCCGCATGATGGCGGGGGCGGAACAGGAGTTCTTCCTCCTGGACGGGGACCGGGCGAGGCAGCGGCCGGACATCCTCTTCTGCGGCCACACCCTCCAGGGCGCGGCGCCCCCCAAGGGGCAGCAGATGGAGGACCACTACTTCGGCTCCATCCACCATCGGGCCCTGGCCTACATGGAAGAGGCGGAGCAGGAACTGGCCCGCCTGGGGGTGGTGGTGAAGACCCGGCACAACGAAGTGGCTCCCTGCCAGCTGGAGTTCGCCCCCCAGTACGCCGAGGCCAACCTGGCCTGCGACCAGAACCAGATCATGATGCTCACCATGCGCCGCCTCGCCCACCGGCACGGCCTGCGCCTGCTGCTCCACGAGAAGCCCTTCGCGGGACTTAACGGCAGCGGCAAGCACGTGAACTTCTCCCTCATGGACAGCGAAGGGCGCAACCTCCTGAGCCCGTCGGGCAACCAGAGGAGGAACGTGCAGTTCCTCACCTACCTCTGCGCCTTCCTCTTGGGGCTGCAGCGTTACGGGGGACTGCTCCGGGCCTCCATCGCCTGTCCGGGGAACATGTGGCGGCTGGGGGGCAACGAGGCCCCTCCCGTGATCATGAGCGTCTACCTGGGAGATCTGCTCACCCGCATCCTGGAGCAGATCGAGCAGGGGGCACCGGAGGTGATCCCCGGGCGCACCCTTCTGGACCTGGGCCTCAACCGGCTTCCCTCCATCAAGGCTGACAACACGGACCGCAACCGCACCGCCCCCATCGCCTTCACGGGGAACAAGCTGGAGTTCCGAGCCCCCGGGGCCTCCCAGTCCATCGCCGGCCCCCTCACGGTGCTGGCGGCGGTGTGGTGCTGGGGGATGGACCAGATGACCAGCCGCATCGAGGCCCGCATGGCCGCAGGAGGGACAGACGCGGCGGACGCCGCCCTGGAGGCCATCCAGGCGGCGGTCCGGGAGACCCGGGGGGTCCGCTTCGAAGGGAACTGCTACGCCCCGGAGTGGTACGAAGAGGCGGCGAGGCGGGACCTGCCCATCGCCCTGACCACCCCGGAGGCTCTCTCCCTCTTCCTGGTGCCGGAGAACCGTGCCCTCCTGGCGGACCTGGGAATCCTCTCGGATCGGGAGATCGAAGCCTACTACGAGACCCGCCTGGAACAGTACGTCAAGTCCATGGAGATCGAGATGGGCATCCTCCAGGCCATGACCTGGGAGGGCATTGTCCCCGCCCTGAACCGCCAGATCGCCGAGGAGGGGACCGCCCTGGCCCCCCTGGCGGGTCTTCCCCTGGACCTCAAGCCCCTGCAGGGACACCTGCTGCGTCTGGGAAGCCTCAAGGGGGAGATCCTCCTGGCCCTGGAGCGGCTGGAGGAGATCCACGGGCTCATCCGGGAGGCGGAAGGAGACCTGGAAACTCAGTCGGAACGGATCACTGCGGATGGACTGCCCGCCCTGGCCGCCCTTCGAGACCTCCTGGACGGGGCGGAACAGATCACCGGCCGGGAGCACTGGCCCTTCCCCCGCTACCGGGAGCTTCTGTCCTTGGGCTAG
- a CDS encoding RpnC/YadD family protein yields the protein MARQDQAWKNAIQALFPHALEFFLPSLEAHRDRTRPFEFLEQELRAVSRGVRRGGVVDALVKVPLPEGEDSWLLLHVEIQGRAASGEIPFPERMFSYAARIWDRYHRRITALAVLTEPDGTRVPDRFVLEAYGTELAYRYNLRPLAREDEGALLASTNPFALAVLAAKKRPDLRTDAQRRQFTLDLLRLMRSRKRPQEERWALCLFLEGVLPLRNSSEQELYWREVEKMEAKEEEPMQQISVAEKIARRRGRQEGKQEGRQEGRLDHQLFLVRRLASRGHTPEEIGDLMDLSPEAVRALLETPPNP from the coding sequence ATGGCCCGGCAGGATCAGGCCTGGAAGAACGCCATCCAGGCCCTTTTCCCCCACGCCCTGGAGTTCTTCCTCCCCTCCCTGGAGGCTCACCGGGACCGGACCCGCCCCTTCGAGTTCCTGGAACAGGAGCTGCGGGCGGTCTCCCGGGGAGTCCGGCGCGGAGGTGTGGTGGACGCGCTGGTGAAGGTCCCCCTTCCGGAGGGGGAGGATTCGTGGCTGTTGCTCCACGTGGAGATCCAGGGCCGGGCCGCCTCGGGAGAGATCCCCTTCCCGGAACGCATGTTCTCCTACGCCGCCCGCATCTGGGATCGGTACCATCGCCGCATCACCGCCCTGGCGGTCCTCACGGAACCCGACGGGACTCGGGTCCCGGACCGGTTCGTCCTGGAGGCCTACGGCACGGAGCTGGCCTACCGATACAACCTTCGCCCTCTCGCCCGGGAAGACGAGGGAGCCCTCTTGGCCTCCACCAACCCCTTTGCCTTGGCGGTTTTGGCGGCAAAGAAAAGACCGGACCTGCGAACCGACGCCCAGCGGCGACAGTTCACCCTGGATCTGCTTCGACTGATGCGCTCCCGCAAAAGGCCCCAGGAGGAACGCTGGGCCCTGTGTCTCTTTCTGGAGGGGGTCCTCCCCCTGCGCAACTCGTCGGAGCAGGAGCTATACTGGAGGGAAGTCGAGAAGATGGAAGCAAAGGAGGAGGAGCCCATGCAGCAGATCAGCGTGGCCGAGAAGATCGCTCGGCGTCGAGGCAGACAAGAAGGCAAGCAAGAAGGAAGGCAAGAAGGAAGGTTGGATCACCAGCTCTTCCTCGTCCGTCGCTTGGCTTCCCGAGGGCATACACCGGAGGAGATCGGAGACCTGATGGACCTCTCCCCCGAAGCGGTGCGAGCCCTTCTGGAAACGCCCCCGAACCCCTGA
- a CDS encoding flavodoxin family protein → MKTLTLLLGSPRRGGNSERLAEALAQGAAERGYQAEKVPLAEMTLKGCTDCRRCWSKGSPCILGDDMDRVYGTLERGDLLVFVTPLYFFSWSTQIKPVWDRLIPYVGKDSPKNLRGKGTLLLATAGDDEPEVFEGLTASFRLAREYMKWEDRGSLLAHGVYARGDIEKGDWLKRASILGSTLP, encoded by the coding sequence ATGAAGACCCTGACGCTGCTGCTGGGAAGCCCCCGAAGGGGAGGAAACAGCGAACGCCTGGCGGAGGCTCTGGCCCAGGGAGCCGCCGAACGGGGCTACCAGGCCGAGAAGGTGCCCCTGGCGGAGATGACCCTGAAGGGCTGTACGGACTGTCGGCGCTGTTGGTCCAAGGGGTCCCCCTGCATCCTGGGGGACGACATGGATCGGGTATACGGGACCCTGGAACGAGGGGACCTGCTGGTTTTCGTCACCCCTCTCTACTTCTTCTCCTGGTCCACCCAGATCAAGCCCGTCTGGGACCGGCTCATCCCCTACGTGGGGAAGGACTCCCCGAAAAACCTGCGGGGCAAGGGGACACTGCTTCTGGCCACCGCCGGGGACGACGAACCGGAGGTCTTCGAGGGCCTGACGGCGTCCTTCCGCCTGGCCCGGGAGTACATGAAGTGGGAAGACCGAGGCTCCCTCCTGGCCCACGGGGTCTACGCCCGAGGGGACATCGAGAAGGGGGACTGGCTGAAGCGGGCCTCCATCCTGGGAAGCACCCTGCCCTAG
- a CDS encoding dihydrodipicolinate synthase family protein, whose protein sequence is MYHERQVLPVELKGIYAPIPTPFTSDGSLDLPSLRTNLDAWTRSPLDGLVVCGSNGEQPFLEPEERALLVRTVRDRSGSRFPLVAGATQPTTRGTLELARRLADAGADALLLLPPHYFKGDPEGIRDYFVDVADHAPLPVVLYNMPANTGVNLGTDLILSLAEHPRIRGIKDTGGDITQLTVLCARRPEGFAVFCGSGNYFLPALAVGADGGTLGVANLYPGACDALRSAFREGRMKEARDLQHRLLEVSDAITRRHGVPGLKALMDHKGLYGGPCRPPLRPASPETVRRILEVDGKAHLDEWEEWRR, encoded by the coding sequence TTGTACCATGAAAGGCAGGTGCTTCCCGTGGAATTGAAAGGCATCTACGCCCCCATTCCCACCCCCTTCACTTCGGACGGGTCCCTGGACCTCCCCTCCCTGCGCACCAATCTGGACGCCTGGACCCGCTCCCCCTTGGACGGGCTGGTGGTCTGCGGCTCCAACGGGGAACAACCCTTCCTGGAACCGGAGGAACGGGCCCTTCTGGTCCGAACCGTGCGGGACCGCTCGGGGAGCCGCTTTCCCCTGGTGGCGGGGGCCACCCAGCCCACCACCCGGGGCACCCTGGAGCTGGCGCGACGCCTGGCCGATGCGGGAGCGGACGCCCTGCTTCTGCTGCCCCCCCACTACTTCAAGGGAGACCCGGAGGGCATTCGAGACTACTTCGTGGACGTGGCGGACCACGCCCCCCTGCCCGTGGTGCTCTACAACATGCCCGCCAATACGGGGGTCAACCTGGGGACGGATCTGATCCTCTCCCTGGCGGAGCACCCCCGCATCCGGGGGATCAAGGACACGGGGGGGGACATCACCCAGCTCACCGTCCTCTGCGCCCGTCGCCCCGAGGGCTTTGCGGTGTTCTGCGGCTCGGGGAACTACTTCCTCCCCGCCCTGGCGGTGGGAGCCGACGGGGGAACCCTGGGGGTGGCGAACCTCTACCCGGGGGCCTGCGACGCCCTGCGGAGTGCCTTCCGGGAAGGGCGGATGAAGGAGGCCCGGGACCTCCAGCATAGGCTCCTGGAGGTGAGCGATGCCATCACGAGAAGGCACGGCGTACCGGGCCTGAAGGCCCTCATGGACCACAAGGGGCTTTACGGAGGACCCTGTCGTCCCCCCCTGCGACCGGCAAGCCCGGAAACGGTGAGGCGGATCCTGGAGGTGGACGGGAAGGCACATCTGGACGAATGGGAGGAATGGAGACGATGA